A window of Planctomycetia bacterium genomic DNA:
TGCCGATCGCTTCATGCCTCACATTGCCCCGATGCTTGTCTTTTCGCGAAGGCTCTTCCGGCTCGCCGGTTTGATCGGGCTTCAAAGATGGATCGGCACGCTTTTCCTCAAGCACAGCGCGTCGCCCGGCACCGGCACGTTTCTCGGGTCCAGGGCCCAGATGTATCAGCTTCTTCACGAGGGCGCGGCCGAGGGGAATCTGACGCGAACTCAGATCGACATGCTGGAAAGCGCCCACAAGCTGCGCGGGATTCCGGTCACGGCGGTCATGGTTCCGCTTTCCCGGATCGTCATGTTGCGAAGTGATATGGCCATGAAGGACATTCGCGGGGTGATACAGTCATCGCGGCATTCGCGACTGCCCGTCTATTCGGGTGAGCGCAAGCAAATCATCGGGGTGGCCCACCTGCTCGATTTGATCTACATGGGTGAAAACGATCGGCTCGATCGGGTCATCCGAGAGATCCCTCGCGTCACCGCCCAGACGACGGTTCTCGACACGCTCGCTGTTCTACAACTGAAGCGCCGGCGGATCGCCGCGATCGAGGACGCCGCGGGCCATTGCCTCGGGATCGTCACCGTCAAGGATCTGGCGGAGGAACTGATCGGAGAGATCACCGCGTGGTGAGTCTGTTCGCGTTTTCGGCGCCGTTTCGCGGTGCGGAGAGCGGATCAGGCCCGCCTATTTTGTCAGGGCCTTGGCGCTTTCCAGATAGCCGAGCACCTTCTTCATTGATTCCTTCGAGGATTCGTCGGCCAGGGCCACCGCCTCGCGCTGGGTGGCAATCGCCGCGTCGAGCATCCCGAGCTGGCACTGGACCTCGGCCAACGCCGTGAGGATG
This region includes:
- a CDS encoding DUF21 domain-containing protein, translating into MILAELSPMEATVGFAFCALCVIFSGLYSGAETGLYCVSRLRLSVAAYRKNKRAMLLQDLLHHRPDSLATVLIGTNIANYLAPLSLAFLILKSASPNLTERQAAGSAEFYTTVILTPMIFIFGEIVPKNLFQRHADRFMPHIAPMLVFSRRLFRLAGLIGLQRWIGTLFLKHSASPGTGTFLGSRAQMYQLLHEGAAEGNLTRTQIDMLESAHKLRGIPVTAVMVPLSRIVMLRSDMAMKDIRGVIQSSRHSRLPVYSGERKQIIGVAHLLDLIYMGENDRLDRVIREIPRVTAQTTVLDTLAVLQLKRRRIAAIEDAAGHCLGIVTVKDLAEELIGEITAW